A stretch of Geotrypetes seraphini chromosome 2, aGeoSer1.1, whole genome shotgun sequence DNA encodes these proteins:
- the LOC117355253 gene encoding zinc finger protein 479-like: MERLLAIWIKDRQVKGDVTTQDIICHKAKRIYDDLKKNVPGSSSNQANEEEFKASRGWFFRFKKRCGIHSVTMHGEAGSADIKNILVKWKAVQEFTNAHYPDSAEANRINDLYSDTLVRYFRQMLEKREKQTTLDRFFMKPSAKKQKMDEDVQDSMQVTFEDVAVSFSQEEWEYLNEEQKELYREVMKENYQTLLSLGSPTFTPKIISLIKQEEEPYFRDEPESEERETGKSSCSDHQIQHKWKREKNQGEDPVEMEQIQTQSENVCENISQGTEKINTKNYKQESKKQRDPTEVSRDGVRKCERNDRVLRYIPEDQRHLAEGPFQIKNSDKIISKFYPGKRKGKPHKKELQLHKRDHRNVKPSTSAECNKSFTQLSTLKRHKMIHTGNKPYTCTECKKSFAQLSHLKNHKMIHTGNKPYTCTECNKSFTQHSHLKRHKMIHTGNKPYTCTECNKSFTQLSHLKRHNMIHTGNKPYTCTECNKSFARLSHLQTHKIIHTGNKPYTCTECNKSFARLSHLQTHKIIHTGNKPYTCTECNKSFAQLSYLKRHKMIHTGYKPYTCTECNKRFTRFSILKRHKMSHTGYKPYTCTECNRSFTQFSNLKFHKKIHTGDKPYTLG; encoded by the exons atggagaggctattagcaatttggattaaggacaggcaggtgaaaggTGACGTAACAACCCAAGATATTATCTGTCACAAAGCCAAGAGAATTTATGACGATCTAAAGAAAAACGTCCCTGGAAGTAGCAGCAATCAAGCTAATGAAGAAGAATTCAAAGCCAGCAGGGGGTGGTTTTTTAGATTTAAGAAAAGGTGTGGAATCCACAGCGTTACTATGCATGGTGAGGCTGGCAGTGCTGACATCAAGAACATCCTGGTCAAATGGAAAGCAGTTCAGGAGTTTACCAATGCCCACTATCCTGATTCAGCTGAAGCAAACAGGATCAACGATCTTTACTCCGATACTCTTGTCCGTTATTTCCGGCAGATGttggagaaaagagaaaaacaaacgaCTTTGGACAGGTTTTTCATGAAACCATCGGCCAAAAAGCAGAAAATGGATGAAGATGTGCAAGATTcg ATGCAGGTGACATTTGAGGACgtcgctgtctctttctcccaggaggagtgggagtatttaaatgaagagcagaaggagctctacagggaggtgatgaaggagaactATCAGACCCTGCTCTCACTGG GTTCTCCGACCTTCACCCCTAAGATTATATCCCTCATCAAACAAGAGGAAGAGCCGTACTTCAGGGATGAGCCTGAATCagaggaaagagaaactgggaaaaGCAGCTGCTCAG ATCATCAGATTCAGCACAaatggaagagagaaaagaatcaAGGAGAAGATCCAGTTGAAATGGAACAAATCCAAACACAGTCAGAAAATGTCTGTGAGAATATTTCCCAGGGAACTGAGAAGATTAATACAAAGAATTATAAGCAGGAATCAAAGAAACAGAGAGACCCTACCGAGGTCTcaagggatggagtcaggaagtgtGAGAGAAATGACAGGGTTCTGAGATACATCCCTGAGGACCAGAGACACCTAGCGGAGGGACCCTTCCAAATTAAAAACAGTGATAAAATTATTTCTAAATTCTACCCTGGTAAGAGGAAAGGAAAACCCCATAAAAAAGAACTTCAACTACACAAAAGGGATCATAGAAATGTGAAACCATCTACCTctgctgagtgtaataaaagcttcactcagctttcaactctaaaaagacacaaaatgatccacacaggaaacaaaccatatacatgtactgagtgtaagaaaagcttcgctcagctttcacatctaaaaaatcacaaaatgatccacacaggaaacaaaccatatacatgtactgagtgtaataaaagcttcactcagcattcacatctaaaaagacacaaaatgatccacacaggaaacaaaccatatacatgtactgagtgtaataaaagcttcactcagctttcacatctaaaaagacacaatatgatccacacaggaaacaaaccatatacatgtactgagtgtaataaaagcttcgctCGGCTTTCACATCTACAAACACACAAAATAATCCACACAGgaaacaaaccatatacatgtactgaatgtaataaaagctttgctCGGCTTTCACATCTACAAACACACAAAATAATCCACACAGgaaacaaaccatatacatgtactgaatgtaataaaagcttcgctcagctttcatatctaaaaagacacaaaatgatccacacagggtacaaaccatatacatgtactgagtgtaataaaagattCACTCGCTTTTCAattctaaaaagacacaaaatgagcCACACAGgatacaaaccatatacatgtactgagtgtaatcgAAGTTTCACTCAGTTTTCAAATCTAAAATTTCATAAGaagatccacacaggagacaaaccatatacatTGGGATAG